The proteins below come from a single Penaeus monodon isolate SGIC_2016 unplaced genomic scaffold, NSTDA_Pmon_1 PmonScaffold_13450, whole genome shotgun sequence genomic window:
- the LOC119569225 gene encoding uncharacterized protein LOC119569225, giving the protein MLGSVLMKLSESANGMAERVNRVLKDSLATLVGQHPQDWDRMASLCPPRTQHFGTQERRDGYFPANLTNYQEADEDAARMLRNGLREARDAAVQSARNAREKWARDYDKKVRTRFRPQVGDLVLVKLIRPIRPRRVAALAPRWSGPVRVVKQIGPVNYVVENPFTPHQELKCHINQLRKYVPRGDSRFAEPPPRPEEEVDDPDQPADDRDYHLRFEDEEEDLADPGIPGPSRRNDGPDEEA; this is encoded by the exons GCAAATGGCATGGCTGAAAGGGTGAACAGGGTTCTGAAAGATTCTTTGGCCACACTGGTAGGTCAGCATCCTCAGGATTGGGACCGGATGGCTTCCTTATGTCCGCCTCGCACTCAACACTTCGGTACACAGGAGC GACGAGACGGATATTTCCCTGCTAATCTCACTAATTACCAAGAAGCAGACGAGGATGCCGCAAGGATGTTAAGAAATGGTCTTCGCGAAGCTCGTGATGCTGCCGTCCAGAGCGCGAGGAACGCCAGAGAGAAATGGGCTCGCGACTATGACAAAAAAGTAAGGACCAGGTTTCGTCCACAGGTGGGAGACCTCGTACTGGTGAAGCTCATACGCCCGATACGACCGCGCCGTGTAGCAGCCTTGGCGCCGAGGTGGAGTGGGCCTGTGAGGGTCGTCAAGCAAATCGGACCCGTAAACTACGTCGTCGAGAATCCTTTTACCCCACACCAGGAATTAAAGTGCCATATCAATCAGCTGAGGAAGTACGTGCCCCGAGGAGACTCCCGCTTTGCCGAACCGCCGCCGAGACCCGAGGAGGAAGTTGACGATCCCGATCAGCCGGCCGATGATCGAGACTACCACCTTCGcttcgaggacgaggaggaagatttGGCAGACCCAGGAATCCCGGGACCGAGTCGAAGAAACGATGGACCAGACGAGGAGGCATAG